One region of Triticum aestivum cultivar Chinese Spring chromosome 6B, IWGSC CS RefSeq v2.1, whole genome shotgun sequence genomic DNA includes:
- the LOC543279 gene encoding phosphoglycerate kinase, cytosolic, with translation MATKRSVGTLGEADLKGKKVFVRADLNVPLDDAQKITDDTRIRASIPTIKYLLEKGAKVILASHLGRPKGVTPKFSLKPLVARLSELLGLEVVMAPDCIGEEVEKLAAALPDGGVLLLENVRFYKEEEKNDPEFAKKLASVADLYVNDAFGTAHRAHASTEGVTKFLRPSVAGFLMQKELDYLVGAVANPKKPFAAIVGGSKVSSKIGVIESLLAKVDILILGGGMIFTFYKAQGLAVGKSLVEEDKLELATSLIETAKSKGVKLLLPTDVVVADKFAADAESKIVPATAIPDGWMGLDVGPDSIKTFAEALDTTKTVIWNGPMGVFEFEKFAAGTDAIAKQLAELTGKGVTTIIGGGDSVAAVEKAGLADKMSHISTGGGASLELLEGKPLPGVLALDEA, from the exons ATGGCGACCAAGAGGAGCGTGGGCACCCTCGGGGAGGCGGATCTCAAGGGGAAGAAGGTGTTCGTGCGCGCCGACCTCAACGTGCCGCTCGACGACGCCCAGAAGATCACCGACGACACCCGCATCCGCGCCTCCATCCCCACCATCAAGTACCTCCTCGAGAAGGGCGCCAAGGTCATCCTGGCCAGCCATCTG GGCCGCCCAAAAGGTGTCACCCCCAAGTTCAGCTTGAAGCCTCTTGTTGCACGCTTGTCTGAGCTCCTTGGACTTGAA GTTGTGATGGCCCCTGACTGCATCGGTGAAGAAGTTGAGAAATTGGCTGCTGCTTTGCCAGATGGTGGTGTTCTACTCCTAGAGAATGTTAGATTCtacaaggaggaagagaagaacgaTCCTGAGTTTGCTAAGAAGCTTGCGTCAGTTGCTGACCTTTATGTAAATGACGCTTTCGGCACTGCACATAGGGCTCATGCTTCAACTGAGGGTGTAACCAAGTTTTTGAGGCCTTCTGTTGCTGGCTTCCTCATGCAGAAG GAACTTGACTATCTTGTCGGAGCTGTTGCCAACCCAAAGAAGCCATTTGCTGCCATTGTTGGTGGATCAAAGGTCTCATCTAAGATTGGTGTGATCGAGTCTCTGCTGGCCAAGGTTGATATCCTCATCCTTGGTGGTGGTATGATCTTCACATTCTACAAGGCCCAGGGATTAGCTGTTGGAAAGTCTCTTGTGGAGGAAGACAAACTTGAACTGGCAACTTCACTGATTGAAACGGCAAAGTCCAAGGGTGTTAAGCTCTTGCTTCCGACTGATGTCGTTGTGGCTGACAAGTTTGCAGCAGATGCCGAAAGCAAG ATTGTTCCTGCCACTGCTATCCCTGATGGTTGGATGGGTCTGGATGTTGGCCCAGATTCCATCAAGACTTTTGCAGAAGCCTTGGACACCACCAAGACTGTTATCTGGAACGGTCCTATGGGAGTCTTTGAGTTTGAGAAGTTTGCCGCAGGCACTGAT GCGATCGCGAAGCAGTTGGCTGAGCTTACTGGGAAGGGTGTCACGACCATCATTGGTGGAGGTGACTCCGTTGCTGCTGTTGAGAAGGCTGGGCTGGCCGACAAGATGAGCCACATTTCCACCGGCGGTGGCGCGAGCTTGGAGCTGCTGGAAGGCAAGCCCCTCCCTGGTGTTCTTGCCCTTGACGAGGCGTAG